Proteins encoded within one genomic window of Streptomyces sp. NBC_01314:
- a CDS encoding ATP-grasp domain-containing protein, with protein MAHLLVVESWVGSMSRLLPRAIREGGHEFTFLTRDLHHYLRSAPEGTAHPLLGARNVVTADTNDLATLLPEAERLHSVFGFDGVISSCDYYLPTVARLAGHLGLPGPGPEAVANACRKDATRRVLADADVPGPRFALHEEWADLARAAREIGYPLVVKPVDLCAGMYVRRVDNEVELASAVRSLADFPLNARGQRRVPAVLLEELLTGPEVSVETVSYAGAVHVVGVTDKSIGGAPAFIETGHMFPAALTGADTDAAEQTALGALKALGLTDGVVAHTEIKLTPAGPRVVEVNPRPAGNRITELVRHVTGIDLAAAAVEVALGREPDLRRRETGLRSAAVGFLVPETSGTLEALDGGRIADLAGVLEVQLAEPGRQVRSAGSNNEYLGHVMVGDPAGPGARGQVEALLGELRAGLVIR; from the coding sequence GTGGCTCATCTGTTGGTGGTCGAGAGCTGGGTCGGATCGATGAGCAGACTGCTGCCACGGGCCATCCGGGAGGGCGGCCACGAGTTCACGTTCCTCACCCGCGACCTGCACCACTATCTGCGCTCGGCCCCCGAGGGCACGGCCCATCCGCTGCTCGGCGCGCGGAACGTGGTCACGGCCGACACCAACGACCTCGCCACCCTCCTGCCGGAGGCGGAACGCCTGCACTCGGTGTTCGGCTTCGACGGCGTGATCTCGTCCTGCGACTACTACCTGCCGACGGTGGCCCGGCTCGCCGGCCACCTCGGACTCCCCGGGCCTGGCCCGGAGGCCGTGGCGAACGCCTGCCGCAAGGACGCCACCCGCCGCGTCCTCGCCGACGCCGACGTGCCCGGACCCCGTTTCGCCCTCCACGAGGAGTGGGCCGACCTCGCACGCGCGGCGCGGGAGATCGGCTATCCGCTGGTCGTCAAGCCCGTCGACCTGTGCGCGGGCATGTACGTACGGCGCGTGGACAACGAGGTCGAACTCGCCTCCGCCGTACGGTCGTTGGCCGACTTCCCGCTGAACGCGCGCGGGCAGCGACGGGTGCCCGCCGTCCTCCTCGAAGAGCTGCTGACCGGGCCCGAGGTGAGCGTCGAGACCGTGTCGTACGCGGGAGCCGTGCACGTCGTGGGCGTGACGGACAAGAGCATCGGCGGGGCGCCCGCGTTCATCGAGACCGGGCACATGTTCCCCGCCGCCCTGACCGGCGCCGACACCGACGCCGCCGAGCAGACCGCGCTGGGCGCCCTCAAGGCGCTCGGGCTGACCGACGGCGTCGTCGCCCACACCGAGATCAAGCTGACCCCCGCCGGTCCACGCGTGGTCGAGGTCAACCCCCGGCCCGCCGGGAACCGCATCACCGAACTGGTCCGGCATGTCACCGGCATCGACCTCGCCGCGGCCGCCGTGGAGGTCGCCCTCGGCCGCGAGCCCGATCTGCGGCGCCGGGAGACGGGGCTGCGCAGCGCAGCCGTCGGCTTCCTCGTACCGGAGACGTCGGGCACGCTCGAAGCACTGGACGGCGGTCGGATCGCCGACCTGGCGGGCGTGTTGGAGGTGCAGCTCGCCGAGCCGGGCCGGCAGGTCAGGTCGGCCGGCAGCAACAACGAGTATCTCGGCCATGTCATGGTGGGCGACCCGGCCGGGCCGGGCGCGCGCGGGCAGGTCGAGGCGCTGCTGGGCGAGTTGCGCGCCGGGCTGGTGATCCGGTGA
- a CDS encoding AAA family ATPase → MPTCTPFAMPISLSNADAGAVANADAGADLDPTSQLDIAGDLLTLLRTTTTEPRPDTQLEALTLAVAADLPVLLWGEPGIGKTAALTQLAAALDLPLTTVIASVHEPSDFSGLPIVGDDPAEQGVPMAPPDWAVRLVRAGRGLLFLDELSTAPPAVQAALLRLVLERRIGSLQLPPGVRIVAAANPRSSAADGWELSPPLANRFVHLQWTHDHEVVVRGLGGTWPRATLPRLAPERLSEAVDFARRAVCALLAARPKLVHQLPNSESRRGGAWPSPRSWEMTLRLIAFATASGVSRDVLSLLVRGTVGDGPGLELLAGLDRLDLPDPETLLADPAGADLPQRGDLRQAVLDGVVAAVRARPERDRWNAAWALLVRALETGAPDLVVVPATTLASLRRDDWDVPAAIENLAGVVTLSRRADEAAARAKRATGARR, encoded by the coding sequence ATGCCCACATGCACCCCGTTCGCCATGCCCATCTCCCTCTCCAACGCCGATGCCGGCGCCGTTGCTAACGCTGACGCCGGCGCCGACCTCGACCCCACCTCCCAACTCGACATCGCGGGCGACCTGTTGACCCTGCTGCGCACCACGACCACCGAACCGCGCCCGGACACCCAGCTGGAGGCACTGACCCTGGCCGTCGCCGCGGACCTGCCCGTACTGCTGTGGGGTGAGCCGGGGATCGGGAAGACCGCGGCGCTGACACAGCTCGCGGCCGCCCTGGATCTGCCGCTGACGACCGTGATCGCCAGCGTGCACGAGCCGTCCGACTTCTCGGGGCTGCCGATCGTGGGAGACGACCCGGCCGAGCAGGGTGTGCCGATGGCCCCGCCGGACTGGGCGGTGCGGCTGGTGCGGGCGGGCCGGGGCCTGTTGTTCCTGGACGAGCTGTCGACGGCGCCGCCCGCCGTCCAGGCCGCGCTGCTGCGGCTGGTGCTGGAGCGCAGGATCGGCTCGCTCCAACTGCCGCCCGGCGTACGGATCGTGGCCGCCGCCAACCCCCGGTCCTCGGCCGCCGACGGCTGGGAGCTGAGCCCGCCGCTGGCCAACCGGTTCGTGCACCTGCAGTGGACGCACGACCACGAGGTCGTCGTACGGGGTCTTGGTGGGACCTGGCCGCGGGCCACCCTGCCGCGGCTCGCGCCGGAACGGCTGTCGGAGGCGGTGGACTTCGCCCGGCGCGCGGTGTGCGCGCTGTTGGCCGCGCGGCCCAAGCTCGTGCACCAGCTGCCCAACAGCGAGAGCCGCCGGGGCGGGGCATGGCCGTCGCCCCGCAGCTGGGAGATGACGTTGCGTCTGATCGCCTTCGCTACGGCCTCCGGAGTCTCGCGCGATGTGCTCTCCCTGCTGGTCAGGGGCACCGTGGGCGACGGTCCGGGGCTGGAACTGCTGGCCGGTCTGGACCGGCTGGACCTCCCGGATCCGGAAACGCTGCTCGCCGACCCGGCGGGGGCGGACCTGCCCCAGCGGGGGGACCTGCGGCAGGCGGTGCTCGACGGCGTGGTCGCGGCGGTCCGGGCGCGGCCGGAGAGGGACCGCTGGAACGCGGCGTGGGCGCTGCTGGTCCGGGCGCTGGAGACCGGGGCCCCGGATCTGGTGGTCGTCCCCGCGACCACGCTCGCCTCACTGCGCCGCGACGACTGGGACGTTCCGGCGGCGATCGAGAACCTCGCCGGAGTGGTGACACTGTCGAGGCGGGCGGACGAGGCGGCGGCCCGCGCCAAGAGGGCGACGGGGGCCCGCCGATGA
- a CDS encoding VWA-like domain-containing protein has product MGTRVRTDTGAEGSSDASPGAAGTRALDLDKLFAARLQAARARPYLATALFALHTVESRQVPTMGVDRYWRCYVSPDFVDRTPVEELAGVWVHEVSHLLRDHHGRSDRFAKERGLTGPGERLRMNIAADCEINDDAFGDGLVKPEGVVDPAFLRLPEGQLMESYLLQFQLGAWTTEFAWLDCGSGADGLEREWELGPDGAHGLSEQERDAVRFRVAQGITGRPGSAPEGWKRWAEEAFHPPQPWRALLGAAVRSAASAPGAGEDYSYGRPSRRSAGVPGTVLPSLRRRPPHVSVIIDTSGSVSDTELGSALLEVAAISRAVGGRRDLVTVVPCDAAARIAHPLCKAEGIPLLGGGGTNLRAGFAKALRSHPRPDVIVVLTDGQTPWPGSRPPCRTVVGLFPRHHRRTSWDEDDPDYVPDSPPDWARVVQIG; this is encoded by the coding sequence ATGGGTACGCGGGTGCGCACCGACACGGGTGCGGAGGGGAGTTCCGATGCTAGCCCCGGCGCGGCGGGCACGCGGGCCCTCGACCTCGACAAGCTCTTCGCCGCCCGGCTGCAGGCGGCGCGGGCCCGGCCCTATCTGGCGACGGCGTTGTTCGCGCTGCACACCGTCGAGTCCCGGCAGGTGCCCACCATGGGTGTGGACCGGTACTGGCGGTGCTACGTCTCCCCGGACTTCGTGGACCGTACGCCGGTGGAGGAGCTGGCCGGGGTATGGGTGCACGAGGTGTCGCATCTGCTGCGGGACCATCACGGGCGCAGCGACCGGTTCGCCAAGGAGCGTGGGCTGACCGGTCCTGGGGAGCGGCTGCGGATGAACATCGCCGCCGACTGCGAGATCAACGACGACGCGTTCGGCGACGGACTGGTCAAGCCCGAGGGGGTCGTCGATCCGGCGTTCCTGCGGCTGCCCGAGGGACAGCTGATGGAGAGCTATCTGCTCCAGTTCCAACTGGGCGCGTGGACAACGGAGTTCGCCTGGCTGGACTGCGGCAGTGGTGCCGACGGCCTGGAACGGGAGTGGGAGCTGGGGCCGGACGGGGCGCACGGCCTGAGCGAGCAGGAACGGGACGCGGTCCGGTTCCGGGTGGCGCAGGGCATCACCGGCCGCCCGGGGTCCGCGCCCGAGGGCTGGAAGCGCTGGGCGGAGGAGGCGTTCCATCCGCCGCAGCCGTGGCGGGCGTTGCTGGGCGCGGCGGTCCGGTCGGCGGCCTCCGCGCCCGGCGCGGGTGAGGACTACAGCTACGGCCGGCCGTCGCGGCGCTCGGCCGGCGTGCCGGGCACCGTGCTGCCGAGTCTGCGGCGCCGGCCGCCCCATGTCTCCGTGATCATCGACACCTCCGGGTCGGTGAGTGACACGGAGCTGGGCAGCGCGCTTCTGGAGGTCGCGGCGATCTCCCGCGCCGTGGGCGGCCGACGGGACCTCGTCACCGTCGTCCCGTGCGACGCGGCGGCCCGGATCGCCCACCCGCTGTGCAAGGCCGAGGGCATCCCCCTGCTGGGCGGCGGTGGTACGAACCTGCGTGCCGGCTTCGCCAAGGCGCTCCGCAGCCACCCCAGGCCCGACGTCATCGTGGTGCTCACCGACGGACAGACCCCCTGGCCCGGCTCCCGGCCGCCGTGCCGGACGGTGGTCGGCCTGTTCCCCCGCCATCACCGACGTACCTCGTGGGACGAGGACGACCCCGACTACGTACCGGACTCGCCGCCCGACTGGGCCCGTGTGGTCCAGATCGGATGA
- a CDS encoding PLP-dependent cysteine synthase family protein — MTSSTVLRAVARPELLSLVGRTPLARITADLPGPQPGFWAKLEGLAAGGMKARAAVSMLLGARERGELLPGAPVVESTSGTLGIGLAFAGQALGHPVVLVGDSELEPSMRQLLRSHGVRLELVDRPAAMGGWQAARLARLRELLAVLPGAYWPDQYNNPDNTAGYASLAAELAVQLDHLDILVCSVGTGGHSAGIIGPLRRHWPALRLIGVDSTGSTIFGQPARPRLMRGLGSSIHPRNVAYDAFDEVHWVGPAEAVDSCRRLARGSFVSGGWSTGAVAVVAAWAARVHPGAVVATVFPDGPHRYLGSVYDDDFATAHGIDPASAAVRPVEIPHPGAAEAVGWVRCGRVRDPLKAPHPEETL; from the coding sequence GTGACATCGTCGACCGTCCTCCGTGCGGTCGCCCGCCCGGAGTTGCTGTCCCTCGTCGGGCGGACGCCGCTGGCGCGCATCACCGCCGATCTCCCCGGTCCCCAGCCGGGGTTCTGGGCCAAACTGGAAGGGCTCGCCGCGGGCGGTATGAAGGCACGGGCCGCCGTGTCCATGTTGCTGGGCGCCCGGGAACGCGGTGAGCTGCTGCCCGGCGCACCCGTGGTGGAGTCGACGTCCGGCACCCTGGGCATCGGGCTGGCCTTCGCGGGGCAGGCACTGGGCCATCCCGTCGTGCTGGTCGGCGACAGTGAACTGGAGCCGTCCATGCGGCAGTTGCTGCGCTCCCACGGTGTGCGGCTGGAACTGGTGGACCGCCCGGCAGCCATGGGCGGCTGGCAGGCGGCCCGCCTGGCGCGGCTGCGGGAGCTGCTCGCCGTACTGCCGGGGGCGTACTGGCCCGACCAGTACAACAACCCCGACAACACGGCCGGTTACGCCTCGCTCGCCGCCGAACTCGCCGTTCAGCTGGACCATTTGGACATCCTGGTGTGCAGCGTCGGGACCGGCGGCCACAGTGCGGGCATCATCGGCCCGCTGCGGCGGCACTGGCCCGCACTGCGCCTCATCGGCGTCGACTCCACCGGCTCGACGATCTTCGGCCAGCCCGCCCGGCCGAGGCTGATGCGCGGCCTGGGCAGCAGCATCCACCCGCGCAACGTGGCCTACGACGCCTTCGACGAGGTGCACTGGGTGGGCCCGGCGGAGGCCGTCGACAGCTGTCGCCGCCTGGCGCGGGGCAGCTTCGTCAGCGGCGGCTGGAGCACCGGCGCGGTCGCGGTCGTCGCCGCCTGGGCGGCCCGCGTCCACCCGGGCGCCGTCGTCGCCACCGTCTTCCCGGACGGCCCGCACCGCTACCTCGGCAGCGTCTACGACGACGACTTCGCCACCGCCCACGGCATCGACCCCGCCTCCGCCGCCGTCCGGCCCGTCGAGATCCCCCATCCCGGCGCGGCCGAGGCCGTCGGCTGGGTCCGGTGCGGCAGGGTCCGCGACCCGCTCAAGGCTCCCCATCCGGAAGAGACACTTTGA